A stretch of the Cyprinus carpio isolate SPL01 chromosome B4, ASM1834038v1, whole genome shotgun sequence genome encodes the following:
- the LOC109083082 gene encoding cryptochrome-1-like isoform X2: protein MVVNTVHWFRKGLRLHDNPSLRDSIQGADTVRCVYILDPWFAGSSNVGISRWRFLLQCLEDLDASLRKLNSRLFVIRGQPTDVFPRLFKEWNITRLSYEYDSEPFGKERDAAIKKLASEAGVEVIVRISHTLYDLDKIIELNGGQSPLTYKRFQTLISRMEVVETPAETITAEVMGLCTTPVSEDHDEKFGVPSLEELGFDTEGLSSAVWPGGETEALTRLERHLERKAWVANFERPRMNANSLLASPTGLSPYLRFGCLSCRLFYFKLTDLYRKVKKNSSPPLSLYGQLLWREFFYTAATNNPRFDKMEGNPICVQIPWDKNPEALAKWAEGRTGFPWIDAIMTQLRQEGWIHHLARHAVACFLTRGDLWISWEEGMKVFEELLLDADWSVNAGSWMWLSCSSFFQQFFHCYCPVGFGRRTDPNGDYIRRYLPVLRGFPAKYIYDPWNAPESVQKAAKCIIGVHYPKPMVHHAEASRLNIERMKQIYQQLSCYRGLGLLAMVPSNPNGNSENSTTIKGFQTEVNAPSGYSQDEWHGRTMVYSQGDHQTSSSMPPQGFSGNTSSTMCYRQESQQISGPAVQPGRGLHSSTFQTSGKRHSEESGPATGSKVQRQSSS, encoded by the exons GTTTTTACTGCAGTGTTTGGAAGACTTGGACGCCAGCCTCCGCAAACTCAACTCACGACTCTTTGTTATCCGTGGCCAACCCACCGATGTCTTCCCCCGGCTCTTTAAG GAGTGGAACATTACTCGTCTGTCCTATGAGTATGACTCAGAGCCATTTGGAAAGGAGCGAGACGCAGCCATCAAGAAGCTGGCCAGTGAGGCAGGTGTGGAAGTGATAGTTCGCATCTCTCACACACTCTACGATCTAGACAA GATCATCGAGCTGAATGGAGGCCAGTCTCCGCTCACGTACAAGCGCTTCCAGACCCTCATCAGCAGGATGGAGGTGGTGGAGACCCCGGCAGAGACCATCACAGCAGAAGTCATGGGGCTGTGCACCACACCGGTCTCTGAAGACCACGATGAGAAGTTTGGTGTTCCTTCTTTGGAAGAGCTTG GCTTTGACACAGAAGGTCTGTCCTCAGCTGTGTGGCCTGGAGGAGAAACAGAGGCCCTCACTCGTCTGGAGAGGCACCTGGAGAGGAAG GCTTGGGTGGCCAACTTTGAGCGTCCAAGAATGAATGCCAATTCGCTGTTGGCCAGTCCCACTGGCCTCAGTCCATATTTAAGATTCGGCTGCCTCTCCTGTCGACTTTTCTACTTCAAACTCACAGACCTCTACAGAAAG GTCAAAAAGAACAGCTCACCTCCTCTGTCCCTCTATGGCCAATTACTATGGCGTGAATTCTTCTACACGGCTGCCACCAACAACCCACGCTTTGACAAGATGGAAGGCAATCCTATTTGCGTGCAGATCCCGTGGGACAAAAACCCAGAGGCTTTGGCCAAATGGGCTGAAGGCAGGACAGGTTTCCCCTGGATCGATGCCATCATGACTCAACTGAGACAAGAGGGCTGGATCCACCATCTGGCCCGACACGCAGTCGCTTGTTTCCTCACCCGCGGAGACCTGTGGATCAGCTGGGAGGAGGGCATGAAA GTTTTCGAGGAGCTGTTGCTGGATGCAGACTGGAGCGTGAACGCAGGAAGCTGGATGTGGCTGTCCTGTAGCTCCTTCTTCCAGCAGTTCTTCCACTGCTACTGTCCCGTGGGCTTCGGCCGCCGCACTGACCCCAACGGAGACTACATACG GCGATATTTGCCAGTGTTAAGGGGTTTCCCAGCAAAGTATATCTACGACCCCTGGAATGCTCCTGAAAGCGTCCAGAAAGCAGCCAAATGTATAATTGGTGTACACTACCCCAAACCCATGGTGCATCATGCCGAGGCAAGCCGCCTCAACATAGAGCGTATGAAACAGATCTACCAGCAGCTGTCCTGCTACCGTGGCCTGG GGCTGCTGGCAATGGTGCCATCCAACCCTAATGGCAATAGTGAGAATTCCACAACCATAAAGGGATTCCAAACAGAAGTCAATGCACCTTCAG GCTATTCTCAAGATGAATGGCATGGCAGAACGATGGTTTACTCACAAGGAGACCACCAAACAAGCAGCAGCATGCCACCTCAAG GTTTTTCAGGCAACACTAGTAGCACAATGTGCTACAGGCAAGAGTCACAGCAGATATCTGGTCCTGCTGTACAGCCAG GACGAGGGCTTCACAGCAGCACCTTCCAGACATCTGGAAAACGACACAGCGAGGAGTCTGGTCCTGCCACAGGCTCAAAAGTCCAGAGGCAGAGCAGCTCCTAA